The genomic interval AATTTATCCGATAATTTTCCAATCTGGTTAAGTGAGGTTTCTTTTAATTCGTCTGAAAAAGCGATTGGGGGCTGCAACAGCTTGTCTTCGTCTATCTTGGAAGCAATTCGAATCAAATCGGGAATAATTGCGGCATTACCACAAATATAACTATGCAAATGATGATCCGGGCTCTCTCCGGCCAAGACATGGGGGAAAAACAGGTAATCGACACCTTGATTTATTAAATCATATACTCCTCCATGTGCGATTTCACATGGATAGCAAATAGGTCCTAATGTTTTTGAGTTGCCTTCCTTTGATATGCTGGATAAAACGACATTAAACCCCAATTCATTGATTAGTTTAGCGTAAAAAGGATAGAATTCATACGTAGTTAAAGCTAAAGGGACACCTATTCTTCCCCGCGGCTGCCGTAATGTTTCGGCCCCGTATTTTTCGAACATCAGATGATTGCGAACCGCAATCAAATCCTGTCCTTCATTTTTTAGCCGTTTTTGCTTTTCTTTCACCTCATACTTGGAACAAAGACCGCCAAATGGATATTCCTTATTCCGGACCTCAATCTTTTTGATTTCACATTTATTTTCACAGGCGGAACAACGGAATGTCCCTTTTATCTCCATCGTTCCTTTCAGCAACTCTTTCAAGTCATAGTTTTTTGCCCGGAGACTTCCTTCGTTAAGCATATCCTGGGCCATCAGGCAACTGCCGACACAACCCATTAACTCGGGATATGAAGGCACAACTACTTTGCGTTGCGTTAATGACGCTATCGCCAACGCAACAGATCTATTCAAGGCAACTCCACCTTGGAATAACAACCTATGCCCCACGGTTCTCACACCGACTAACCGAGAGATATAGTTCCGGATAATCGAATAAACAAGACCTGCGATGACATCTTCCCGAGGCGCTCCTTGCTGCAGGGCACTGCGTAAATCAGTATTGATAAAAGCGGCGCACCTTTCCCCAAAGGCAATCGGCTTAAAGCTGTCCTCAGCCCGTTTGCTTATTTCCCCAACGGCAATGCTCATACCTACAGCAATTGATTCCTCCAGGAAACTCCCTGTCCCGGCCGAACAACCGTCATTCATGGCATAATCAATTGGAATACCGTTTAGAAACGAAATATACTTTGAATCTTGCCCGCCGATTTCAAATACCGTATCCACGTCCGGTACTTCCTGAACAGCTGCTCTGGCATGAGCTAATATCTCGTTAAAGCTGGGACAATTGTTAAAAAAAACGGAAACAATACCTCTGCCGGATCCAGTGACTGCAATTTGCACAATATTGATTTTTTTTTCACCAACTTGTCTAATCAAGTCTTGAAGGCAATGTTTCACCGCAGTCTCCGGGTTTCCATGAGTCCGCAAGTAGCAGCTCGCATCAATTGTCCCTTTTAACTGATTAAATAAGATTGCCTTAGTAGTAGTCGAACCTGCGTCAACTCCCATAATATAAGAGGCACCTTCCTTAACTGTCCGGACATAACCAGACTTCACCCGGTAATCCAGAAGGCTTTCGGCAGTCCTGAGAGGCGGCATACGAATAGGTTCCTGGACCGTCTTGCAGCTGATTGCTGAATAAAAAACAGCATCCTCAGAAGACAGTTCGCTAGCTAAAAGAGAAGCCCCCAAAGCCTCAAAACAAGGACTTTCATTCAAAACTTTCAACTCTGAATCTTTAAATAATTCTCTTAAGTGTTCAATAAAGGGTTTATTTAATGCAAGACCTCCTATAACCACAATAGACCGTGATTGCCACCGGGCCGCCTCGACCATTTTATAGACTTTTTTCCCTAAATCATTGATCAGTGATTTAGCAATATCCGAACGGCTGCATTCCCCCTTATTAAGCTTATGCGTTGCATCAGATTTGCAATGTACAGAACAACGGGTCGCCAAATCTACCACTTTTCCGTTCAGGCTCTCCTGAATCCCACTTTCCAGTGTCAAACCCATTCTTTGGAATTGCTGGACAATAAATTCCCCTGTTCCGGCAGCACATTTTGATGAAGGAATAATATTTCTTATTTGCCCGTCTCTTAACGTAATAATGCTGAAATTCTCTCCGCCAAGCGAAAGTAAAAGATCAGGTTTCAAATTCAAATGTTTCAGTGCTCTTTCTATGCATTCTGATTCAGACCGGTATGGTAAATTAAAAAATTCCTTTGCGGCCTGGCCGGTAACCACCAATTTAACTTTGTTTTTGGTAGCATTGTGTGATAAAATTTCTAAAAATTTTTCCATCGGGTTTCCATCATGCCGCACCATATCCATCAACAATTTTCCCGAAGGCATTCTCCGAGTCCATTTTACAGATACAGACCCAACTTCCAAACCCTCAGAAAAAACTTCTTTTGTAATATTATCCATGTTTCTCCCCCTATCGTTATCTTGTATTTGACTTCGGCAGTTGCACCTGCTGGCTCTCAAAATCCCTCTGTCTGATGTCTTTCAGATAACCGACCTTAATACAATAATCTAAATATGTCGCAATTAGCTTTTCATCAATTTCAGGGCAATAAATACCGGCTTGCGCTAATATTTTTGTGGTATAGGTGGTATCGGCATATGAGTTTTGTATTAATGCCGGGTTAAACAAGATCAGTTCAGTGATTATGGAACGATAACGATTGCCTTTTCTGCGTAAAAAATTCTTATACTCCTCCTCACTGACAAATTTGATTGGATAGCCCAATTTGCTGATAATG from Dendrosporobacter quercicolus carries:
- a CDS encoding acyl-CoA dehydratase activase codes for the protein MDNITKEVFSEGLEVGSVSVKWTRRMPSGKLLMDMVRHDGNPMEKFLEILSHNATKNKVKLVVTGQAAKEFFNLPYRSESECIERALKHLNLKPDLLLSLGGENFSIITLRDGQIRNIIPSSKCAAGTGEFIVQQFQRMGLTLESGIQESLNGKVVDLATRCSVHCKSDATHKLNKGECSRSDIAKSLINDLGKKVYKMVEAARWQSRSIVVIGGLALNKPFIEHLRELFKDSELKVLNESPCFEALGASLLASELSSEDAVFYSAISCKTVQEPIRMPPLRTAESLLDYRVKSGYVRTVKEGASYIMGVDAGSTTTKAILFNQLKGTIDASCYLRTHGNPETAVKHCLQDLIRQVGEKKINIVQIAVTGSGRGIVSVFFNNCPSFNEILAHARAAVQEVPDVDTVFEIGGQDSKYISFLNGIPIDYAMNDGCSAGTGSFLEESIAVGMSIAVGEISKRAEDSFKPIAFGERCAAFINTDLRSALQQGAPREDVIAGLVYSIIRNYISRLVGVRTVGHRLLFQGGVALNRSVALAIASLTQRKVVVPSYPELMGCVGSCLMAQDMLNEGSLRAKNYDLKELLKGTMEIKGTFRCSACENKCEIKKIEVRNKEYPFGGLCSKYEVKEKQKRLKNEGQDLIAVRNHLMFEKYGAETLRQPRGRIGVPLALTTYEFYPFYAKLINELGFNVVLSSISKEGNSKTLGPICYPCEIAHGGVYDLINQGVDYLFFPHVLAGESPDHHLHSYICGNAAIIPDLIRIASKIDEDKLLQPPIAFSDELKETSLNQIGKLSDKLGMNKGSVLKAGQRALAHYESFRTEFEQFKKKNLNKILAEPTVILAGRPYVICSSEANLALPRKIVSRGYNVITVDMLPNFTDKVISSDGVWYFTRQIINAIHYAKQFPHLFVCLVSCFSCIPDASMYHLFRRELAGEVFCYLEIDSHTAHAGFETRVGAFLDIVELNGRKIPQSPVNFKIGG